AGCTACATAAAAACCACGTTAATATTATTCCTTGTATTCTTTGGTCTTTGCTTACTGTGCTTAAGTAGTGTTCTATTGATTGTATTAGTTTTGTTTCTTTTAGGAATTCTAGAAAAAATATTGCTCCAAATATTATTATTGTTATATCTATTGCGGTTAATGTTCCTTTTATTATGCTTGCCAGAGCGTATTTTGTTTCTAGTTCCCAAGTTGTTGGAATTATATTTGTTTTTATTGTTGCAAGTATTAGTGTGTAAAAGAAGGTTATCGGTGCTGCTTGGATTATGGGTCTTTTCAAAATAAATAGGAGAATTATTATTAGTATTATTGGGCTTATTGCTATTAATAGGTCTATCATTTTATTCTGTGTGGTTTTTATTTATTTCGTGTAGCGCTATTATGAACATAGATTCTGACCATCCTAATGGGTTGTTTTCGTTTGGTGTGTTTGTATTTGAGAAATATAGTTCTGGTATGCCTTCTTTTGTTTGTGTTTGTAGCATTTGGTTTATGAAAAAGTCTGCTTTTTCTTTATTGTTTTCTTTTTCATATATTATTGCAAGCCAGGATAGTCCAAACGTCCATTCTGCTTCTTCACTGTGTCCGTCTGGATTTTTATTGTAATAATAATCATTTTTGTATCTTATAACACCTTTGTTTTTTAGCAAGTGATATTCTGTGTTTTCAAGTATTTGTTTTTTTTGTTCTTCGTTTACTATGTTGTAGGGATATATTAGGCTTAGTAGTGCAAGATCTACAAATTTTGTTTTTGATTCTCTTGGTAGTAATTGGTTTAGTGCTTCTTGTCCTTTTGTTATTAGTTCTTCAGGCACTTTTATTCCTTTGCAGTTTTTTATGGATTTTAGGCCTGCTAAGCAAGCACCTACACTGCTTGCGTGTATTTCTTCGTTTTCTTCCCACATCCCACTATCTATATCTTCCCAGTATCTTATGCTTTCTAAGTATTTTATTAGTTTATTTATTATTCTTGTATGGTTTTCATTTTTTATCATGCTTTTTTGGTGGTGATTTTCCAGTGTGCCTATCATGTAAAGTATTGCGCCTATGGAGTCATTTTGTTTGTTTCCCCAATCTTCCCAGAATTCGTCAAATGTTTTTGGGTGGAATCTTGCATGTATGTATTCGTGTTTGTGTTGTGGTTTATTTTGTATTGCGCAATCTATTTTGTATTCATGCCTTAAAAATATTTCTATTAGTGCGTTATATGTTTTTTC
This DNA window, taken from Candidatus Woesearchaeota archaeon, encodes the following:
- a CDS encoding glycoside hydrolase family 15, which produces MKLELKEKLTYNNILVQHLKILKNLQYESGLFAASRKDVGTGYDKSWLRDNFYECLAFIILEDWETVEKTYNALIEIFLRHEYKIDCAIQNKPQHKHEYIHARFHPKTFDEFWEDWGNKQNDSIGAILYMIGTLENHHQKSMIKNENHTRIINKLIKYLESIRYWEDIDSGMWEENEEIHASSVGACLAGLKSIKNCKGIKVPEELITKGQEALNQLLPRESKTKFVDLALLSLIYPYNIVNEEQKKQILENTEYHLLKNKGVIRYKNDYYYNKNPDGHSEEAEWTFGLSWLAIIYEKENNKEKADFFINQMLQTQTKEGIPELYFSNTNTPNENNPLGWSESMFIIALHEINKNHTE